From one Lolium rigidum isolate FL_2022 chromosome 4, APGP_CSIRO_Lrig_0.1, whole genome shotgun sequence genomic stretch:
- the LOC124647143 gene encoding uncharacterized protein LOC124647143, whose translation MEYRVAQAPDPAPDSSSNMGSNGSTEPTSLTIQILGEITNNFSKKRALGQGAYGKVYKGVHRGEEIAVKLFHNNLQATDEQFKHEFNNLMVLRHPNIVRLVGYCYDTQHEHVDFQGKIVFGETTYKALCFEYMHMGSLQKHLSDIVDGLDWKTRYSIIKGACEGLKYLHEGFKEPIYHLDIKPDNILLDENMTPKLADFGLSKFFGEERTRVTNSPIRTIGYMPPEYIYGRVVSKKLDVFSLGVVITKIIAGPKGPIESDEKPYQEFLEQVHEKWRNRLEAACTSSRILEAYCEQVIICTEIGLSSMKSDRNERPNIMKIIDRLDQTETNIKKAILLSANSHSPMVVKSSREKDNNLVKVEAFARNKTVQGAETCNKFPVLVRVTAAPWRRTAEMPRAGVDVVVALNIKMNDVKEAMIMLVERLSSNDRLSILFSRICMQTQHVMELTYMSDHGRGVARLKISELAHGHVRQYSEYEASALQEAAQILRQRGVEEISNRTGCIMHMWTGPMHPKIHEEDISREFPVHTIAIGNHEARGMKRVADKTSGTYSFIKGRNLDNIKYALVLFITRITSVAVRSVGITLQADEGVTISSIASGRYSSLVSSDNRFGTIDIYNICAGEQKNFIVYLKVPQGKEKLVTVGGRYESLNTSGELVGMDVVISRPRRKCRSDEVIIHPKVAAELLRIRLMKGVLDRNGDNIESLWDRMKNSDEGRDAQEETFADLEKDVTEMGGQDRDKMELSWLNSHEWQCATTKEIASSSGAFGILEQQHTSLVKIEGFTRSKAMMGSEACDKFPVLVRVTAAPWRHTGEMPRDGVDVVIMLDISKNIQVERLERMKQAMLIMIDELSPNDRLSIVVLQTNKSHLMELTYMSNDPGHGRDVARFKISQLKTTSGRYMCHSASAFLQEGAQILRDRGAEESISRLGCMLFLSDGKYPQILQIKINNEFPVHTFGLGADHNPKVLKYIADMTSGTYSFVDQDTSNIKDALALFITGLTSIAAKSIMITLRVHSGIEIASIESGGYIHDVKSDKMSGTININHIYAGEQKDFIVHLTVWNGRKKLVTISGQYQSINGSMSLAQTDLSLLRPWSTCSSDKLAIHHDVAMELTRTQLQKGVSAMLEKDLSVQGLQKMWEVIKDSDIGHATPEKALYGLSLDVGEMQRDVSGLAYMLSWLSCHKWQSATTKGAHAPYKSSVVQTIWPHTDKGSSMVKVEYFTRSRAIPSENQCNNFPVLVRVAAEPWQCAEEMPRVGIDIVAVLDVSMRMQGKKLDHMKQAMMVVIDRLGANDRLSIVSFNTYENRLMKLTYMSDHVRDIARLKINKLSASGQNDMGSALREGAQILSWRGAECSHRVGCMMLLSDGKYSEIFQTKLNSEFPVHTFGLGTDHNPDVMKYIADMTSGTYTFMNQDIDRIKDALVLFITSLTSVAAMSIKITLRTGEGITILSIESSGGDINHVKSDDGSGTIDIYSIYAGEKTDFIVYLTVAEGKKELMTIGGRYLGYDTVKHLTYTDVHIQRQPHQKCLPDDLAIQPDVAAELVRIRLKKGISAMLEQGPSSTELDKLWDGIINSDQGHGTPEEILSGLSMDFTEMKRDIEHPEEYRKSGLPYTLSWLTCQKCQRATTKAHPPALVVPKSKP comes from the exons ATGGAGTACCGTGTAGCTCAAGCTCCAGATCCAGCTCCAG ACAGTAGTTCTAACATGGGTAGCAACGGAAGTACGGAGCCAACAAGTCTAACAATCCAAATTTTAGGAGAAATCACAAATAATTTCTCCAAGAAAAGAGCGCTTGGTCAAGGCGCGTACGGCAAGGTATACAAG GGCGTGCATCGCGGAGAAGAGATTGCGGTGAAGTTGTTCCACAATAACCTGCAAGCAACTGATGAACAATTCAAACACGAGTTTAATAACCTCATGGTGCTCAGGCATCCTAACATTGTACGGTTAGTTGGCTATTGCTATGATACACAACATGAACATGTAGATTTCCAAGGAAAGATAGTTTTTGGTGAAACAACATACAAAGCGCTCTGCTTTGAGTATATGCACATGGGGAGCCTTCAAAAACATCTTTCTG ATATAGTTGATGGACTTGACTGGAAGACACGTTACAGTATCATCAAGGGGGCATGTGAGGGATTAAAATACCTTCATGAAGGATTCAAAGAACCAATTTACCATTTGGACATAAAACccgacaacatactgttagatgaaAATATGACACCAAAACTTGCAGATTTTGGTTTGTCCAAGTTCTTTGGCGAAGAACGAACTAGGGTCACAAATAGTCCTATACGAACAAT TGGATATATGCCCCCTGAATACATTTATGGACGTGTCGTCTCAAAGAAGTTAGACGTGTTTAGCTTGGGTGTTGTAATTACAAAGATAATTGCAGGACCCAAGGGGCCCATTGAAAGTGACGAAAAGCCTTACCAAGAATTCCTTGAACAA GTACACGAAAAATGGAGGAACAGGTTGGAAGCAGCTTGTACTTCTTCAAGGATACTAGAAGCATATTGTGAACAAGTGATCATATGCACTGAGATTGGACTGAGCTCCATGAAGTCTGATAGGAACGAAAGGCCAAATATAATGAAGATTATAGATAGACTGGATCAGACTGAAACTAATATTAAAAAG GCGATTTTATTGTCAGCAAATTCACATTCACCGATGGTAGTGAAGTCCTCAAGGGAGAAGGATAACAATCTG GTGAAGGTAGAAGCGTTCGCAAGGAACAAGACGGTTCAAGGTGCCGAGACATGCAACAAGTTTCCTGTTCTGGTGCGGGTTACTGCAGCGCCATGGCGTCGTACGGCGGAGATGCCGCGCGCTGGTGTTGACGTCGTTGTTGCGCTCAACATCAAAATGAATGATGTGAAAGAGGCAATGATAATGTTAGTCGAAAGGCTCAGCTCCAACGACCGGCTCTCCATTTTATTTTCCAGGATCTGTATGCAAACGCAACACGTCATGGAGCTCACCTATATGTCGGACCATGGCCGGGGCGTTGCCAGGCTCAAGATCAGCGAGCTGGCCCATGGCCATGTCCGGCAGTACAGTGAGTATGAGGCCTCCGCTCTGCAAGAGGCAGCTCAG ATCCTGCGGCAGCGTGGAGTGGAGGAGATCAGTAACCGTACAGGCTGCATCATGCACATGTGGACTGGTCCAATGCATCCTAAGATCCACGAAGAAGATATCAGCCGGGAGTTCCCGGTACACACCATTGCTATAGGCAACCACGAAGCCAGGGGCATGAAGCGTGTGGCCGACAAAACCTCTGGCACAtactccttcatcaaaggccggAACCTCGACAATATCAAATATGCCCTCGTGTTATTCATCACTAGAATCACATCGGTTGCAGTGAGGTCTGTGGGGATCACCCTCCAGGCTGACGAGGGTGTCACCATATCTTCCATTGCGTCAGGTCGCTATAGCAGCCTTGTAAGCTCGGACAATCGATTCGGCACAATAGACATCTACAACATCTGTGCTGGAGAGCAGAAGAACTTCATAGTCTACTTGAAGGTCCCACAGGGCAAAGAGAAGCTTGTCACTGTTGGTGGAAGGTACGAGAGCCTGAACACGAGCGGGGAGCTAGTGGGCATGGATGTGGTCATATCACGACCACGCCGGAAATGCCGATCCGACGAGGTGATCATCCACCCTAAGGTGGCAGCAGAGCTCTTGCGGATCCGATTGATGAAGGGCGTCTTGGATAGGAACGGCGACAACATTGAATCACTTTGGGACAGGATGAAGAACTCTGATGAGGGTCGCGATGCCCAAGAGGAAACCTTCGCTGACCTCGAGAAGGACGTCACTGAAATGGGAGGCCAAGATCGGGACAAGATGGAACTGTCATGGCTAAATTCCCATGAGTGGCAATGTGCAACCACTAAGGAAATAGCCTCCAGCTCCGGCGCATTCGGAATCCTAGAGCAACAACATACCAGTTTG GTAAAGATAGAAGGATTCACAAGAAGCAAGGCAATGATGGGAAGTGAGGCATGCGACAAGTTCCCTGTCCTGGTGCGGGTTACTGCAGCACCATGGCGTCACACTGGTGAGATGCCACGTGATGGTGTGGATGTTGTTATCATGCTCGACATTAGCAAAAACATCCAGGTGGAGAGGCTGGAGCGCATGAAGCAGGCCATGTTGATCATGATCGACGAACTCAGCCCCAACGACCGGCTTTCTATTGTGGTATTGCAGACCAACAAGAGCCACCTTATGGAGCTGACGTACATGTCTAACGATCCTGGCCATGGTCGGGATGTTGCCAGGTTCAAAATAAGTCAGCTGAAAACTACAAGTGGAAGGTACATGTGCCATAGTGCTAGCGCCTTCCTACAAGAGGGAGCTCAG ATTCTGCGGGATCGTGGAGCGGAGGAGAGCATCAGTCGCCTAGGTTGCATGTTGTTTTTGTCAGATGGCAAGTACCCACAGATCTTACAGATAAAGATCAACAATGAATTTCCAGTGCACACTTTCGGTTTGGGTGCTGACCACAACCCCAAGGTCCTGAAGTACATTGCAGACATGACCTCTGGCACTTACTCTTTCGTCGACCAAGACACCAGCAACATCAAGGATGCCCTCGCGCTGTTCATCACAGGCCTCACGTCGATTGCGGCAAAGTCTATCATGATCACCCTCAGGGTTCACAGTGGAATCGAGATAGCATCCATCGAGTCTGGTGGCTACATCCACGATGTAAAATCTGATAAAATGTCCGGCACAATAAACATCAACCACATCTACGCTGGTGAGCAGAAGGACTTCATCGTCCACCTGACAGTATGGAATGGCAGAAAGAAGCTTGTGACCATCAGCGGTCAATACCAGAGTATCAACGGCAGCATGTCCCTGGCTCAAACAGACTTATCCCTGTTACGGCCCTGGTCTACATGCTCATCAGACAAGTTGGCCATCCACCATGATGTGGCCATGGAGCTCACGCGCACCCAATTACAGAAGGGAGTCTCAGCCATGCTGGAGAAGGACTTGTCCGTTCAGGGCCTGCaaaagatgtgggaggtgatcaaGGATTCCGACATTGGCCATGCCACACCTGAAAAGGCCTTGTATGGCCTCAGCCTGGATGTGGGTGAAATGCAGAGAGACGTTTCAGGGCTCGCTTACATGCTGTCATGGTTGTCATGCCACAAGTGGCAGAGTGCGACCACCAAGGGTGCACATGCACCCTACAAGTCTAGTGTTGTCCAAACCATATGGCCGCACACAGATAAAGGTAGCAGTATG GTGAAGGTAGAATATTTCACAAGAAGCAGGGCGATTCCAAGTGAGAACCAGTGCAACAATTTCCCTGTCCTGGTGCGAGTTGCGGCAGAGCCATGGCAGTGTGCAGAGGAAATGCCACGTGTTGGTATCGACATTGTGGCTGTGCTTGATGTCAGTATGaggatgcaggggaagaagcTAGATCATATGAAGCAGGCTATGATGGTTGTCATCGACAGGCTTGGTGCGAATGACCGACTTTCCATCGTGTCATTCAATACCTACGAGAATCGCCTCATGAAGCTCACTTACATGTCCGATCATGTCCGGGATATCGCCAGGCTCAAAATAAACAAGTTGTCTGCCAGTGGTCAGAATGATATGGGCTCCGCTCTGCGAGAGGGAGCTCAG ATTCTGTCATGGCGTGGAGCAGAGTGCAGCCATCGTGTAGGCTGCATGATGCTCCTATCAGATGGCAAGTACTCAGAGATATTCCAGACAAAGCTGAACTCGGAGTTCCCAGTGCAcacttttggtttaggcactgacCACAATCCTGATGTCATGAAATATATCGCCGACATGACATCCGGCACTTACACCTTCATGAACCAGGACATCGACAGGATCAAAGACGCCCTGGTGTTATTCATCACAAGCCTCACATCTGTGGCCGCGATGTCCATCAAGATCACCCTCAGGACAGGCGAAGGCATCACCATATTGTCAATCGAGTCAAGCGGCGGCGACATCAACCATGTGAAATCTGATGATGGGTCTGGCACAATAGACATCTACAGCATCTACGCTGGGGAGAAGACGGACTTCATCGTCTACCTGACAGTGGCAGAGGGCAAGAAGGAGCTCATGACCATTGGCGGGCGGTACCTGGGCTATGACACGGTAAAGCACCTAACTTACACGGACGTCCACATCCAGCGACAACCACACCAGAAATGCCTCCCAGATGACTTGGCTATCCAGCCTGATGTGGCAGCGGAGCTCGTGCGTATCCGGCTGAAGAAGGGTATCTCCGCCATGCTGGAGCAGGGCCCGAGCAGTACTGAGCTGGACAAACTATGGGATGGGATCATAAACTCCGACCAGGGTCATGGCACACCTGAGGAAATCTTGTCAGGACTCAGCATGGACTTCACTGAAATGAAGAGAGACATTGAGCACCCGGAGGAGTACAGGAAATCAGGACTGCCCTACACGCTGTCATGGCTGACTTGCCAAAAATGCCAGCGTGCAACTACCAAGGCGCACCCACCAGCTTTGGTGGTTCCAAAATCCAAACCATAG